A region from the Triticum urartu cultivar G1812 chromosome 1, Tu2.1, whole genome shotgun sequence genome encodes:
- the LOC125546658 gene encoding protein RCC2-like isoform X6, whose product MPARAAAAAAEGEEKAAEAGGRELLYCGTVRFDIMGRKVKGGVQGRGNLVSPTRLRPLVGVDIRFVASGCAACHCVALSSDGRCFSWGRNEKGQLGHGDTLLRNLPTVVSKLSKYNIIAAGVGRNHTVVVTDEGKSFAFGDNRHGQLGTGSLRSGTKVLPVPCLVTKATNAVCGAEFTVWLSSVEGSSILTAGLPQYGQLGHGSDNEYNANASSVRLTYDPQPHPRAIAALSGKTVVKVACGTNHTVAVDSSGFVYTWGFGGYGRLGHNEQKDEWQPRLVEIFQKNNMLSPSDIISAGSASSACTAGGRGQLYVWGKLKNWGDECMYPKPVRDLSGWNIRCMASGDMHHIVGAEDSCISWGLSEYGELGYGPTQKSSVNPKKVDILEGMHVTSVGCGVGMSLIVVDRANVGGKLDQRIRKSSIFFRAVTLKKNKNERRANMPQSTKQNQKPRTRSDSR is encoded by the exons ATGCCGGCCAGAGCGGCCGCGGCCGCCGCGGAAGGCGAGGAGAAGGCGGCGGAGGCGGGGGGCAGGGAGCTGCTGTACTGCGGCACGGTGCGCTTCGACATCATGGGCCGGAAGGTGAAGGGCGGGGTGCAGGGCAGAGGCAACCTGGTGTCCCCCACGCGGCTGCGCCCTCTCGTGGGCGTGGACATCCGCTTCGTCGCCTCCGGCTGCG CGGCTTGCCACTGTGTTGCTCTGAGTTCTGACGGCCGTTGCTTCTCATGGGGTCGAAATGAG AAGGGGCAGCTGGGGCATGGGGACACTCTCTTGCGTAACCTGCCAACTGTTGTTTCTAAACTATCAAA ATACAACATAATCGCAGCAGGTGTTGGAAGAAATCATACCGTGGTCGTAACTGATGAAGGGAAGTCCTTTGCATTTGGTGACAACAGACATGGCCAGTTGGGGACTGGTTCACTAAGGAGTG GAACTAAGGTGTTGCCAGTCCCCTGCCTTGTtaccaaagcaactaatgctgTTTGTGGTGCTGAATTTACTGTCTGGCTGTCATCAGTTGAGGGCTCTTCCATACT TACAGCAGGTCTTCCCCAGTACGGCCAACTTGGTCATGGAAGCGACAATGAG TATAATGCCAATGCATCATCGGTAAGGCTAACATATGATCCCCAGCCCCACCCCAGGGCAATAGCTGCATTATCTGGGAAGACCGTTGTCAAAGTTGCCTGTGGAACAAATCATACAG TTGCAGTTGATTCAAGTGGCTTTGTTTACAC CTGGGGTTTTGGTGGATATGGAAG GTTGGGTCACAATGAACAGAAAGATGAGTGGCAACCACGCCTCGTTGAAATATTTCAAAAGAACAATATGCTATCTCCCAGTGATATTATCTCAGCTGGTTCTGCAAGTTCTGCGTGCACTGCCGGTG GTCGTGGGCagctgtatgtgtggggaaagtTGAAGAACTGGGGCGATGAGTGCATGTATCCAAAGCCAGTTAGAGATTTAAG CGGTTGGAACATCCGCTGCATGGCTTCTGGCGACATGCACCATATTGTTGGTGCAGAGGATTCTTGCATAAGTTGGGGTCTTTCTGAATATGGAGAGCTTGGTTATGGCCCTACACAAAA GTCATCTGTAAATCCTAAAAAGGTTGACATTCTTGAAGGAATGCATGTTACAAG TGTTGGTTGTGGAGTTGGGATGTCTCTGATTGTTGTAGACAGGGCAAATGTTGGTGGTAAGCTTGACCAG AGAATACGAAAAAGCTCTATTTTCTTCCGCGCCGTGACATTAAAGAAAAACAAAAACGAAAGACGAGCCAACATGCCGCAATCGACGAAACAG
- the LOC125546658 gene encoding protein RCC2-like isoform X8, whose amino-acid sequence MPARAAAAAAEGEEKAAEAGGRELLYCGTVRFDIMGRKVKGGVQGRGNLVSPTRLRPLVGVDIRFVASGCAACHCVALSSDGRCFSWGRNEKGQLGHGDTLLRNLPTVVSKLSKYNIIAAGVGRNHTVVVTDEGKSFAFGDNRHGQLGTGSLRSGTKVLPVPCLVTKATNAVCGAEFTVWLSSVEGSSILTAGLPQYGQLGHGSDNEYNANASSVRLTYDPQPHPRAIAALSGKTVVKVACGTNHTVAVDSSGFVYTWGFGGYGRLGHNEQKDEWQPRLVEIFQKNNMLSPSDIISAGSASSACTAGGRGQLYVWGKLKNWGDECMYPKPVRDLSGWNIRCMASGDMHHIVGAEDSCISWGLSEYGELGYGPTQKSSVNPKKVDILEGMHVTSVGCGVGMSLIVVDRANVGGKLDQNQKPRTRSDSR is encoded by the exons ATGCCGGCCAGAGCGGCCGCGGCCGCCGCGGAAGGCGAGGAGAAGGCGGCGGAGGCGGGGGGCAGGGAGCTGCTGTACTGCGGCACGGTGCGCTTCGACATCATGGGCCGGAAGGTGAAGGGCGGGGTGCAGGGCAGAGGCAACCTGGTGTCCCCCACGCGGCTGCGCCCTCTCGTGGGCGTGGACATCCGCTTCGTCGCCTCCGGCTGCG CGGCTTGCCACTGTGTTGCTCTGAGTTCTGACGGCCGTTGCTTCTCATGGGGTCGAAATGAG AAGGGGCAGCTGGGGCATGGGGACACTCTCTTGCGTAACCTGCCAACTGTTGTTTCTAAACTATCAAA ATACAACATAATCGCAGCAGGTGTTGGAAGAAATCATACCGTGGTCGTAACTGATGAAGGGAAGTCCTTTGCATTTGGTGACAACAGACATGGCCAGTTGGGGACTGGTTCACTAAGGAGTG GAACTAAGGTGTTGCCAGTCCCCTGCCTTGTtaccaaagcaactaatgctgTTTGTGGTGCTGAATTTACTGTCTGGCTGTCATCAGTTGAGGGCTCTTCCATACT TACAGCAGGTCTTCCCCAGTACGGCCAACTTGGTCATGGAAGCGACAATGAG TATAATGCCAATGCATCATCGGTAAGGCTAACATATGATCCCCAGCCCCACCCCAGGGCAATAGCTGCATTATCTGGGAAGACCGTTGTCAAAGTTGCCTGTGGAACAAATCATACAG TTGCAGTTGATTCAAGTGGCTTTGTTTACAC CTGGGGTTTTGGTGGATATGGAAG GTTGGGTCACAATGAACAGAAAGATGAGTGGCAACCACGCCTCGTTGAAATATTTCAAAAGAACAATATGCTATCTCCCAGTGATATTATCTCAGCTGGTTCTGCAAGTTCTGCGTGCACTGCCGGTG GTCGTGGGCagctgtatgtgtggggaaagtTGAAGAACTGGGGCGATGAGTGCATGTATCCAAAGCCAGTTAGAGATTTAAG CGGTTGGAACATCCGCTGCATGGCTTCTGGCGACATGCACCATATTGTTGGTGCAGAGGATTCTTGCATAAGTTGGGGTCTTTCTGAATATGGAGAGCTTGGTTATGGCCCTACACAAAA GTCATCTGTAAATCCTAAAAAGGTTGACATTCTTGAAGGAATGCATGTTACAAG TGTTGGTTGTGGAGTTGGGATGTCTCTGATTGTTGTAGACAGGGCAAATGTTGGTGGTAAGCTTGACCAG
- the LOC125546658 gene encoding protein RCC2-like isoform X7: MPARAAAAAAEGEEKAAEAGGRELLYCGTVRFDIMGRKVKGGVQGRGNLVSPTRLRPLVGVDIRFVASGCAACHCVALSSDGRCFSWGRNEKGQLGHGDTLLRNLPTVVSKLSKYNIIAAGVGRNHTVVVTDEGKSFAFGDNRHGQLGTGSLRSGTKVLPVPCLVTKATNAVCGAEFTVWLSSVEGSSILTAGLPQYGQLGHGSDNEYNANASSVRLTYDPQPHPRAIAALSGKTVVKVACGTNHTVAVDSSGFVYTWGFGGYGRLGHNEQKDEWQPRLVEIFQKNNMLSPSDIISAGSASSACTAGGRGQLYVWGKLKNWGDECMYPKPVRDLSGWNIRCMASGDMHHIVGAEDSCISWGLSEYGELGYGPTQKSSVNPKKVDILEGMHVTSVGCGVGMSLIVVDRANVGGKLDQRIRKSSIFFRAVTLKKNKNERRANMPQSTKQSLN, translated from the exons ATGCCGGCCAGAGCGGCCGCGGCCGCCGCGGAAGGCGAGGAGAAGGCGGCGGAGGCGGGGGGCAGGGAGCTGCTGTACTGCGGCACGGTGCGCTTCGACATCATGGGCCGGAAGGTGAAGGGCGGGGTGCAGGGCAGAGGCAACCTGGTGTCCCCCACGCGGCTGCGCCCTCTCGTGGGCGTGGACATCCGCTTCGTCGCCTCCGGCTGCG CGGCTTGCCACTGTGTTGCTCTGAGTTCTGACGGCCGTTGCTTCTCATGGGGTCGAAATGAG AAGGGGCAGCTGGGGCATGGGGACACTCTCTTGCGTAACCTGCCAACTGTTGTTTCTAAACTATCAAA ATACAACATAATCGCAGCAGGTGTTGGAAGAAATCATACCGTGGTCGTAACTGATGAAGGGAAGTCCTTTGCATTTGGTGACAACAGACATGGCCAGTTGGGGACTGGTTCACTAAGGAGTG GAACTAAGGTGTTGCCAGTCCCCTGCCTTGTtaccaaagcaactaatgctgTTTGTGGTGCTGAATTTACTGTCTGGCTGTCATCAGTTGAGGGCTCTTCCATACT TACAGCAGGTCTTCCCCAGTACGGCCAACTTGGTCATGGAAGCGACAATGAG TATAATGCCAATGCATCATCGGTAAGGCTAACATATGATCCCCAGCCCCACCCCAGGGCAATAGCTGCATTATCTGGGAAGACCGTTGTCAAAGTTGCCTGTGGAACAAATCATACAG TTGCAGTTGATTCAAGTGGCTTTGTTTACAC CTGGGGTTTTGGTGGATATGGAAG GTTGGGTCACAATGAACAGAAAGATGAGTGGCAACCACGCCTCGTTGAAATATTTCAAAAGAACAATATGCTATCTCCCAGTGATATTATCTCAGCTGGTTCTGCAAGTTCTGCGTGCACTGCCGGTG GTCGTGGGCagctgtatgtgtggggaaagtTGAAGAACTGGGGCGATGAGTGCATGTATCCAAAGCCAGTTAGAGATTTAAG CGGTTGGAACATCCGCTGCATGGCTTCTGGCGACATGCACCATATTGTTGGTGCAGAGGATTCTTGCATAAGTTGGGGTCTTTCTGAATATGGAGAGCTTGGTTATGGCCCTACACAAAA GTCATCTGTAAATCCTAAAAAGGTTGACATTCTTGAAGGAATGCATGTTACAAG TGTTGGTTGTGGAGTTGGGATGTCTCTGATTGTTGTAGACAGGGCAAATGTTGGTGGTAAGCTTGACCAG AGAATACGAAAAAGCTCTATTTTCTTCCGCGCCGTGACATTAAAGAAAAACAAAAACGAAAGACGAGCCAACATGCCGCAATCGACGAAACAG
- the LOC125546658 gene encoding protein RCC2-like isoform X4 produces the protein MPARAAAAAAEGEEKAAEAGGRELLYCGTVRFDIMGRKVKGGVQGRGNLVSPTRLRPLVGVDIRFVASGCAACHCVALSSDGRCFSWGRNEKGQLGHGDTLLRNLPTVVSKLSKYNIIAAGVGRNHTVVVTDEGKSFAFGDNRHGQLGTGSLRSGTKVLPVPCLVTKATNAVCGAEFTVWLSSVEGSSILTAGLPQYGQLGHGSDNEYNANASSVRLTYDPQPHPRAIAALSGKTVVKVACGTNHTVAVDSSGFVYTWGFGGYGRLGHNEQKDEWQPRLVEIFQKNNMLSPSDIISAGSASSACTAGGRGQLYVWGKLKNWGDECMYPKPVRDLSGWNIRCMASGDMHHIVGAEDSCISWGLSEYGELGYGPTQKSSVNPKKVDILEGMHVTSVGCGVGMSLIVVDRANVGGKLDQRIRKSSIFFRAVTLKKNKNERRANMPQSTKQRGAGTPVDGLEMKLMYTTTLSRRGRPPPRTAGI, from the exons ATGCCGGCCAGAGCGGCCGCGGCCGCCGCGGAAGGCGAGGAGAAGGCGGCGGAGGCGGGGGGCAGGGAGCTGCTGTACTGCGGCACGGTGCGCTTCGACATCATGGGCCGGAAGGTGAAGGGCGGGGTGCAGGGCAGAGGCAACCTGGTGTCCCCCACGCGGCTGCGCCCTCTCGTGGGCGTGGACATCCGCTTCGTCGCCTCCGGCTGCG CGGCTTGCCACTGTGTTGCTCTGAGTTCTGACGGCCGTTGCTTCTCATGGGGTCGAAATGAG AAGGGGCAGCTGGGGCATGGGGACACTCTCTTGCGTAACCTGCCAACTGTTGTTTCTAAACTATCAAA ATACAACATAATCGCAGCAGGTGTTGGAAGAAATCATACCGTGGTCGTAACTGATGAAGGGAAGTCCTTTGCATTTGGTGACAACAGACATGGCCAGTTGGGGACTGGTTCACTAAGGAGTG GAACTAAGGTGTTGCCAGTCCCCTGCCTTGTtaccaaagcaactaatgctgTTTGTGGTGCTGAATTTACTGTCTGGCTGTCATCAGTTGAGGGCTCTTCCATACT TACAGCAGGTCTTCCCCAGTACGGCCAACTTGGTCATGGAAGCGACAATGAG TATAATGCCAATGCATCATCGGTAAGGCTAACATATGATCCCCAGCCCCACCCCAGGGCAATAGCTGCATTATCTGGGAAGACCGTTGTCAAAGTTGCCTGTGGAACAAATCATACAG TTGCAGTTGATTCAAGTGGCTTTGTTTACAC CTGGGGTTTTGGTGGATATGGAAG GTTGGGTCACAATGAACAGAAAGATGAGTGGCAACCACGCCTCGTTGAAATATTTCAAAAGAACAATATGCTATCTCCCAGTGATATTATCTCAGCTGGTTCTGCAAGTTCTGCGTGCACTGCCGGTG GTCGTGGGCagctgtatgtgtggggaaagtTGAAGAACTGGGGCGATGAGTGCATGTATCCAAAGCCAGTTAGAGATTTAAG CGGTTGGAACATCCGCTGCATGGCTTCTGGCGACATGCACCATATTGTTGGTGCAGAGGATTCTTGCATAAGTTGGGGTCTTTCTGAATATGGAGAGCTTGGTTATGGCCCTACACAAAA GTCATCTGTAAATCCTAAAAAGGTTGACATTCTTGAAGGAATGCATGTTACAAG TGTTGGTTGTGGAGTTGGGATGTCTCTGATTGTTGTAGACAGGGCAAATGTTGGTGGTAAGCTTGACCAG AGAATACGAAAAAGCTCTATTTTCTTCCGCGCCGTGACATTAAAGAAAAACAAAAACGAAAGACGAGCCAACATGCCGCAATCGACGAAACAG
- the LOC125546658 gene encoding protein RCC2-like isoform X5, producing MPARAAAAAAEGEEKAAEAGGRELLYCGTVRFDIMGRKVKGGVQGRGNLVSPTRLRPLVGVDIRFVASGCAACHCVALSSDGRCFSWGRNEKGQLGHGDTLLRNLPTVVSKLSKYNIIAAGVGRNHTVVVTDEGKSFAFGDNRHGQLGTGSLRSGTKVLPVPCLVTKATNAVCGAEFTVWLSSVEGSSILTAGLPQYGQLGHGSDNEYNANASSVRLTYDPQPHPRAIAALSGKTVVKVACGTNHTVAVDSSGFVYTWGFGGYGRLGHNEQKDEWQPRLVEIFQKNNMLSPSDIISAGSASSACTAGGRGQLYVWGKLKNWGDECMYPKPVRDLSGWNIRCMASGDMHHIVGAEDSCISWGLSEYGELGYGPTQKSSVNPKKVDILEGMHVTSVGCGVGMSLIVVDRANVGGKLDQLDNFDGDIDALFQENTKKLYFLPRRDIKEKQKRKTSQHAAIDETVAKLKSKHGWF from the exons ATGCCGGCCAGAGCGGCCGCGGCCGCCGCGGAAGGCGAGGAGAAGGCGGCGGAGGCGGGGGGCAGGGAGCTGCTGTACTGCGGCACGGTGCGCTTCGACATCATGGGCCGGAAGGTGAAGGGCGGGGTGCAGGGCAGAGGCAACCTGGTGTCCCCCACGCGGCTGCGCCCTCTCGTGGGCGTGGACATCCGCTTCGTCGCCTCCGGCTGCG CGGCTTGCCACTGTGTTGCTCTGAGTTCTGACGGCCGTTGCTTCTCATGGGGTCGAAATGAG AAGGGGCAGCTGGGGCATGGGGACACTCTCTTGCGTAACCTGCCAACTGTTGTTTCTAAACTATCAAA ATACAACATAATCGCAGCAGGTGTTGGAAGAAATCATACCGTGGTCGTAACTGATGAAGGGAAGTCCTTTGCATTTGGTGACAACAGACATGGCCAGTTGGGGACTGGTTCACTAAGGAGTG GAACTAAGGTGTTGCCAGTCCCCTGCCTTGTtaccaaagcaactaatgctgTTTGTGGTGCTGAATTTACTGTCTGGCTGTCATCAGTTGAGGGCTCTTCCATACT TACAGCAGGTCTTCCCCAGTACGGCCAACTTGGTCATGGAAGCGACAATGAG TATAATGCCAATGCATCATCGGTAAGGCTAACATATGATCCCCAGCCCCACCCCAGGGCAATAGCTGCATTATCTGGGAAGACCGTTGTCAAAGTTGCCTGTGGAACAAATCATACAG TTGCAGTTGATTCAAGTGGCTTTGTTTACAC CTGGGGTTTTGGTGGATATGGAAG GTTGGGTCACAATGAACAGAAAGATGAGTGGCAACCACGCCTCGTTGAAATATTTCAAAAGAACAATATGCTATCTCCCAGTGATATTATCTCAGCTGGTTCTGCAAGTTCTGCGTGCACTGCCGGTG GTCGTGGGCagctgtatgtgtggggaaagtTGAAGAACTGGGGCGATGAGTGCATGTATCCAAAGCCAGTTAGAGATTTAAG CGGTTGGAACATCCGCTGCATGGCTTCTGGCGACATGCACCATATTGTTGGTGCAGAGGATTCTTGCATAAGTTGGGGTCTTTCTGAATATGGAGAGCTTGGTTATGGCCCTACACAAAA GTCATCTGTAAATCCTAAAAAGGTTGACATTCTTGAAGGAATGCATGTTACAAG TGTTGGTTGTGGAGTTGGGATGTCTCTGATTGTTGTAGACAGGGCAAATGTTGGTGGTAAGCTTGACCAG CTGGATAATTTTGATGGTGATATTGATGCTCTCTTTCAAG AGAATACGAAAAAGCTCTATTTTCTTCCGCGCCGTGACATTAAAGAAAAACAAAAACGAAAGACGAGCCAACATGCCGCAATCGACGAAACAG